TCGGCGGCCGTGCGCAGCACGCCGCTGTTCAGCTGGTCGTCGGTGAAGCCGAGGTCGGGGTCGATGTGGAAGGTGAAGTAGTCGTCCGTTGCTGCCAGGCCGGCGAGCGAGGCGGGCTGCTGCTGCGTGATCGCGGCGAAGGCGCCGGTGTAGAAATCGACCATGCCCTCGTGGCGAAACGGCCGCGCACCGCCGGTCAGATACTTCACGGCCGACTCGAACGCCTGGCCGAGCGGTGTCCAGTCGTCCGGCGTGCCCAGCGCGGGCACGATCTGGTTCGTGAGCGTACCCTGGAAGGCCGCTGCGTCGGCGGCGGGCAGGGCGTTCACGCCGGAGATGAAGTCCGCCAGCGCCGAGTAGGCTTCGAGGTAATCGATCTCCTGCTCCTGCATCAGCACGCCGCACTCGGCCAGGGCGCCGTCGTAGATGCCGGGGTGCTGCTCCAGCGAGGAGACGACGATGTGCCCGCTCATCGACGTGCCTTCAAGATAGGTGCGCTTCGGTTTGCCGAAGGTGGCGATGAAGTAGTCGCGCAGGGCGAGCGTGTCGGTCACGCCCAGGTCGGGGTCGTAGCCGTTCTCGTCGTAGCTTGAGGCGGCCCAGGCGAAGCCCAGGTCGATCAGGTGCTTTCGGATCGGCGAGATGCCGGCCTGCAGGAGCGGCCCCTCGCCCGCGTAGCCGTGCGCGTACATCACCAGCTCGCCGTTCCAGTTGTCCGGCAGCTCGATGTGGTAGGTCGAGCGATCGAGCACGCCGAAGTAGGCCTTCGCCCCCGGCAGTGCCGTGAACGAGGGGTCGGTGAGCTGCCAGGCGCCGGGGCGGGCGATCACGGTCGGTGTGGGCGTCGCCGAGGGCTGCTGCGCGCCGATCGGCGTCTCGCTGCCGCCGAGCATGGCCGCAAGCGCCAGCGCGACCACGGCGACGCCGGCAAGACCAAACCGCCAGCCATGCATGCGGGTCCGTTGCACACTCGTATTCATACCGTTCCTCGACCTCATGCCGAGGCCGGCGCCGTAGACTGCGCCCAATTGGGCGGCCGCCCGTAGCCGTGCGCAGGTCGCGGTCCGCGTCACGCGTGCGGCAGCGAGTTCTGGTGCATCATGCCGCGAATCCCGTTCGAGGGAAATAGGGGGCGACGCCTTGCGCTTCGGCCTTGCCTACGATTTCCGCAACCCGGCGCAGTGGGCGCTGCCCTGGCGCGATCTCTACGCCGGCACGCTCGACCAGATGGTCTTCGCTGAGCAGCTGGGCTTCGACTCGATCTGGATCGGCGAGCAGCACCTGGCCGAAGACGGCGCCCTGCCGTCGCCCCTGTCGATCGCCGCGGCGATCGCGGCGCGCACCAGCCGCATCCGCATCGGCGTCTGTGTGCCCGCCCTGCCGCTGCACAACGCCGTCTCGCTGGCCGAGCAGATCGCGGTGCTCGATCAGCTTTCCGGCGGGCGCATCGAGCTGGGCCTGGGCGACGACGGCTTCGCGGCCGAGTTCGCCGCCTTCGGCGTGCCGCGCCGGCAGCGGGCGGCGCGCTTCCGCGAGGCGGTGCAGGTGCTGCGCCTGCTCTTCAGCGGCGAACGGATCAGCTTCAAGGGCCGCTTCTACGATCTGGACGGCCTCACGCTCGCGCCGCCGCCGTTGCAGGCGGGCGGCCCGCCGCTGTGGGGCGGCGCAATCAGCGCCAAGCAGGCGCTGCGCGCCGCCGCGCTGCGCCTGCACCTGCTGCCGCGTGGCGACCGGCGCGCGACGCTCGACATCTGGGCCAGGGCACTGGGCCGGTTCGGCCACGACCCGGAAGCCTTCCGCGTGCTCGTCAACCGCCCGGTGGTGGTGACGGACGATCCACTGCGCATGTGGCAGCGGCTGCGCCCCGGCGAGGAGTACCGTGCAAGCCTCGACGCAAGGCGCACGGAGGAAGCAGGCGTGCCGCGCGGCTCTCCAGTGCAGACGGACGACAGCCAGGCGCTGCCGCTGCTGGACGGGCAATACCTGCTCGGCAGCGCCGCTCGTGTCCGCGACGAGATCGATGCCTACCGTGAGCGTGTGCCTGTCACGGATCTCGTCGGCTGGGGCGTGCCGCTCGGCCTGCGCCCCGACGAGATGTACCCGTCGCTGGAACGCTTCGCGCGCGAGGTGATGCCGCGCTTCCTTTGACGGAAGCCGGGAGACGGGAGACGGAAGACGGGTGACGGATGACCGACGCCCGCCGCGGCCCGGTCCTTACGCGTGGCTCAGCATGGCGGCGGCGAAGCGGTCGAGCAGCGGCAGGATCTTCTCCTCGCCCGCGGGCGGCAGGCCGAAGAGGCAGCGTGTCACGCCGGCGGCGCCCAGCCGTTCGATCGTCTCGCTGTCGGCGCGGGCGCCGAATACGGTGATCGGGATCGGGGCGCGGCCGCGCTCTTTGGCCTGGCGCTGCAGCTCGGCGATCTGCTCTTCGATCGGGGCGCCGCGGCCCATGATTGGCAGCCACTCGTCGCCGTAGTCGAGCACGCGCTTGAACGTGCCGGGCGAGTTGCCGCCGATCATGATCGGCGGGTGCGGCCTCTGCACTGGCTTCGGCCAGCTCCAGATCGGGTCGAAGTTCACGTACTTGCCGTGGAACTGGGCCTCGTCCTGCGTCCAGATCTGCTGCATGGCGCGGATGCGCTCGCGCACGATGCCCCAGCGGTGCGCGGGGTCGCTGCCGTGGTTGCGCATCTCCTCGAAGTTCCAGCCGGCGCCGATGCCGAAGAGGAAGCGGCCGCCCGACAGAAAGTCGACGGAGGCGATCTCCTTGGCCAGCGTGATCGGGTCGTGCTCCGTCACGAGGCAGATGCCGGTGCCCAGCTTCAGCGTCTTCGTCGCCGCGGCCACCGCGCCCAGCGCGACGAAGGGGTCGAGCGTATGCCGGTACTCCTCCGGCAGCTGCGGCCCGCCGGGCCAGGGGCTCTCGCGCGAGGTGGGAATATGCGTGTGCTCGGGGATAAACAGCGACTCGAAGCCGCGCTCTTCCAGCGCCCGGCCCAGATCCACAATGTTCATCGCGTAGTCGGTGGGAAAGATCGTGACGCCGAACTTCATCGCTGCCGCCCTCCGCTCACGGTCTGCCAGGTATGAACGGCTTCATCCTGATGGCCGCGCAGGGGAAATGCAAGCCGAGGCGCATGCCCGGGGGCGTTGCCCGGAGCTGCCCTCGCGCCCGGCTGGGGCGGCCAACAAACCTCGCCACGGCAGCTCGTGGCTCGGTTTCGGTCCGTCGTGACCTTCACACCGGGCCAAGACGGCGCGCCCTCAGCTCACCGCCTTCTTCACGAGCGCGGCGATCCTTGCCTCGTCGGCGGCAGTCAACTCCTTCAGCGCGAAGGCGACGGGCCACATGGCGCCTTCGTCGAGGTTCGCGGCGTCGTTAAAGCCGAACGTCGCGTACCTCGTGTTGAACTTCTGCGCGCTTTGAAAGAAGCAGACGACCTTGCCGTTCCTGGCATACGCGGGCATCCCGTACCAGGTTTTCGGTGAGAGGGCCGGCGCACTGGCTTTGATGATCGCATGGAGCCGCTCGCCCATGGCGCGATCCGGTCCCGCCATCGCGGCGATCGCCGCAAGCACAGCGCTTTCTCCGTCCGCCTTCCCCGCGCGCCGGCCGCGGCGTGCGTCCGCCTTCTGCTCCTGGGCGCGTGCCCTGATCGCGGCTCGTTCCGCGTCCGTGAATCCCCGGGACGTCTCGCCGCTCGCGCTGCTGCTCTTGTCGACTCCTGGCATCGCGGTGCTCCTCCGGCGGTCACAGGGACCGGTTGTGGTTGTCACTAGTATGACGGATCACGACGGGTGAACATGACCGATGGCGAGCGATCGGCCGGCGGCGCCGTTCGAGACGAGGCGAGCGCCCCGGCGGGTCGTGGTCTACCGGATGCAGGATCCGGCGACGGACGCCGCCGATGCTGGGCAGGAGGCCTCGCCGCGGCGCAGCCGGTCCGACGCAAGCGAGATGGAAAACCTGGGCGGCTGGTTGCAGATAACCCCAGCCACCCGCCGACGAAGCGAATTCCGAGCACGAAGCCATGGTCTCCGGCTTACGGATGGTTTCAAAGCCCGCTGGCAGGTGAACGGCGTGTGCGGGCGCCGTGGGCCGGACGCAGGTTTTGAAACCCTGTCTCAAAGGGTTCGGCCCTGCTGCTCGTCCTGGACGCGCTGACTCCAGCCGAGCGGGTGGCCTTCGCCCGGCACGATATTGTGGACGCGTCGTTCAACCAGATCGCCCCTCGAACCCTCGTCACCAGAGTCGCGGGAGAGCCGGTATGCCATGGCAAGGTATGCGCCCAACCCAGGTTTCGCAGGCGAGGTCTGTTCCTTCCCGCGGGGGAGGGTTGTTCGAGGGCTCGCGGTCCTTCTCAGCCCACACCCTTCCCGCTGGGGAAGGGAGACGCACGTTCACGTGCGGCGGGGTTGGGCCGGTGGCAGGGTTAGGCGCCGCGGCCGGCGTAGATCGCCCGCTCGTAGCGGTCGAACAGGCGCATCACCGCCCCGTCGACGAAGGGCAGAACCTGGGTGAGGATTACACCGGCGATGCCCTTGGTCGGGTCGAGCCAGTAGTACGTGTTGGCGAGTCCTGCCCAGGCGAGGCTGCCGGCGCTGCGTCCGGTCGGCGCCTCCTCGGTGGTGATCATGTAGCCCAGCCCCCACTTCTTCACCAGGCCAGGGAAGAACTCGGCGTCGTTCGAGAAGGCCGGGTTGGCGGTCTTCAGCAGGCCGACGTTCAGCTCGCCGGTCTGGTTCTTCGCCATCTCGGCCACCGACTCCGGCCGCAGGATGCGCGCCCCGTTGAAGCTGCCCTCGTGCAGCAACGCCTGCAAAAAGGTCAGGTAGTCAGGCCCGGTCGAGTAGAGGCCGCCGCCGCCCATGAAGAACTCGGGCTCCTGCGGCAGCTCGAAGGGAA
The genomic region above belongs to Dehalococcoidia bacterium and contains:
- a CDS encoding DUF6351 family protein, whose translation is MNTSVQRTRMHGWRFGLAGVAVVALALAAMLGGSETPIGAQQPSATPTPTVIARPGAWQLTDPSFTALPGAKAYFGVLDRSTYHIELPDNWNGELVMYAHGYAGEGPLLQAGISPIRKHLIDLGFAWAASSYDENGYDPDLGVTDTLALRDYFIATFGKPKRTYLEGTSMSGHIVVSSLEQHPGIYDGALAECGVLMQEQEIDYLEAYSALADFISGVNALPAADAAAFQGTLTNQIVPALGTPDDWTPLGQAFESAVKYLTGGARPFRHEGMVDFYTGAFAAITQQQPASLAGLAATDDYFTFHIDPDLGFTDDQLNSGVLRTAADPAYRNAQTNPVFALPTGKITVPLLTYHTTGDNFVPLLHEINYRKTVDAAGNGDLLVQRTVRAPKHCQFDTADLVQGFDDLIAWVEHGVKPRGEDLLQADLTGLGREWTHHVLPGDDQGY
- a CDS encoding LLM class flavin-dependent oxidoreductase: MRFGLAYDFRNPAQWALPWRDLYAGTLDQMVFAEQLGFDSIWIGEQHLAEDGALPSPLSIAAAIAARTSRIRIGVCVPALPLHNAVSLAEQIAVLDQLSGGRIELGLGDDGFAAEFAAFGVPRRQRAARFREAVQVLRLLFSGERISFKGRFYDLDGLTLAPPPLQAGGPPLWGGAISAKQALRAAALRLHLLPRGDRRATLDIWARALGRFGHDPEAFRVLVNRPVVVTDDPLRMWQRLRPGEEYRASLDARRTEEAGVPRGSPVQTDDSQALPLLDGQYLLGSAARVRDEIDAYRERVPVTDLVGWGVPLGLRPDEMYPSLERFAREVMPRFL
- a CDS encoding LLM class F420-dependent oxidoreductase yields the protein MKFGVTIFPTDYAMNIVDLGRALEERGFESLFIPEHTHIPTSRESPWPGGPQLPEEYRHTLDPFVALGAVAAATKTLKLGTGICLVTEHDPITLAKEIASVDFLSGGRFLFGIGAGWNFEEMRNHGSDPAHRWGIVRERIRAMQQIWTQDEAQFHGKYVNFDPIWSWPKPVQRPHPPIMIGGNSPGTFKRVLDYGDEWLPIMGRGAPIEEQIAELQRQAKERGRAPIPITVFGARADSETIERLGAAGVTRCLFGLPPAGEEKILPLLDRFAAAMLSHA
- a CDS encoding DUF1801 domain-containing protein; the protein is MPGVDKSSSASGETSRGFTDAERAAIRARAQEQKADARRGRRAGKADGESAVLAAIAAMAGPDRAMGERLHAIIKASAPALSPKTWYGMPAYARNGKVVCFFQSAQKFNTRYATFGFNDAANLDEGAMWPVAFALKELTAADEARIAALVKKAVS